One Coffea eugenioides isolate CCC68of unplaced genomic scaffold, Ceug_1.0 ScVebR1_2695;HRSCAF=3770, whole genome shotgun sequence DNA segment encodes these proteins:
- the LOC113757071 gene encoding pathogenesis-related protein 5-like encodes MKNSGVVEACTFYVSNKCPFPIWPATAPNQGFPVVANGGFYLPSGRLRKFQAPGDSSGRIWARTGCNFDYSNDGRACETGDCNGRLECAGVIGVPPVTLVEFTLQVDKRQPSFYDVSIVDGYNLPVSVTPYPTAPKCYIGGCFSDIKKECPGELAVLNELGTFS; translated from the exons atgaaaaa TAGTGGAGTTGTGGAAGCATGCACATTTTACGTGAGCAACAAGTGCCCATTTCCCATATGGCCTGCCACTGCCCCGAACCAAGGCTTTCCAGTCGTAGCAAACGGTGGCTTCTATCTTCCATCCGGGAGACTCCGGAAATTCCAGGCACCAGGAGATTCGAGTGGCCGCATCTGGGCCAGAACAGGCTGCAATTTCGACTACTCCAACGACGGACGAGCCTGTGAAACAGGCGACTGCAACGGGCGACTCGAATGCGCCGGGGTGATCGGCGTTCCTCCTGTGACGCTAGTAGAGTTTACGTTGCAGGTTGACAAGAGGCAGCCGAGTTTCTACGACGTAAGTATAGTGGATGGCTACAACCTCCCTGTTTCAGTGACCCCATATCCTACAGCACCAAAATGCTACATCGGAGGGTGCTTCTCAGATATAAAAAAGGAGTGCCCTGGGGAGCTGGCGGTCCTGAATGAGCTCGGAACTTTTTCTTAA